From Microbacterium sp. LWH11-1.2, one genomic window encodes:
- a CDS encoding ABC transporter ATP-binding protein yields the protein MSRTATPRRRGRGAQPEGPRATFRQLLPFLFEHKRTLIVVAVLSVVGAATSLVQPLLVGQVIEAVQSGGTLGILVWLLVGFVIVSSIISGFQHYLLQRTGTAVVYSSRRKLIARILHLPVSEFDARRTGDLVSRVGTDTTLLYAVLTQGLADAVGSAVLFLGALIAMLVIDPVLLLLIVVVIGISVVTVVLLSGRIRTASTAQQEKVGELASGVERAIGSIRTVRASGATERETAAVSELASDAYGIGVRIAKISSLVVPVSGIALQLSLLVVLGVGGFRVAAGVISIASLIAFIMFLFLLVMPLATTFGAITSVNQALGALGRIQEVLDLPTETQDDEKIAASLRQAQGPMEAQGPMEAQGQSVGGSAPAIEFRDVRFHYPENVVAARQAAAKEARSLLADAHLEQADAEPAATPDHEVLRGVSFVVPRGARVALVGPSGAGKSTILSLVERFYDPTGGSIRLHGHDARTYPRDELRAQFGYVEQDAPTLAGSLAENLRLAAPDASDADCERVLRAVNLGDVLERSPLGLQAPVGEDGVMLSGGERQRLAIARALLTNAPILLLDESTSSLDGVNEQRMREAIDAVSTDRTLVVIAHRLSTVVDSDLIVVLQDGAVVGQGTHAELVESTPLYRDLARHQLLA from the coding sequence ATGTCCCGCACGGCGACACCACGCCGCCGCGGACGCGGCGCGCAGCCCGAAGGCCCCCGCGCCACGTTCCGCCAGCTCCTCCCCTTCCTGTTCGAGCACAAGCGCACGCTGATCGTCGTCGCGGTGCTGAGCGTCGTCGGCGCCGCGACCTCGCTCGTGCAGCCGCTCCTCGTCGGGCAGGTCATCGAGGCGGTGCAGTCCGGCGGCACGCTCGGGATCCTGGTCTGGCTCCTCGTCGGCTTCGTGATCGTGTCGTCGATCATCTCCGGCTTCCAGCACTACCTGCTGCAGCGCACCGGCACCGCGGTCGTGTACTCCAGCCGGCGCAAGCTCATCGCGCGCATCCTGCACCTTCCGGTCTCCGAGTTCGACGCCCGGCGCACCGGCGACCTCGTCTCGCGCGTCGGCACCGACACGACTCTGCTCTACGCCGTGCTCACCCAGGGACTGGCGGATGCCGTGGGCAGCGCGGTGCTGTTCCTCGGCGCGCTCATCGCCATGCTGGTGATCGACCCCGTCCTGCTGCTGCTCATCGTCGTCGTGATCGGCATCTCGGTCGTGACCGTGGTGCTGCTCAGCGGACGCATCCGCACGGCCTCGACCGCGCAGCAGGAGAAGGTCGGAGAGCTCGCCTCCGGCGTGGAGCGGGCGATCGGATCGATCCGCACGGTCCGCGCATCGGGAGCGACGGAGCGCGAGACCGCCGCCGTGTCGGAACTCGCGTCGGACGCCTACGGCATCGGCGTGCGCATCGCGAAGATCTCCTCGCTCGTCGTCCCCGTCTCGGGCATCGCCCTGCAGCTGTCGCTCCTGGTCGTCCTGGGCGTCGGCGGCTTCCGTGTCGCGGCCGGCGTGATCTCGATCGCCTCGCTGATCGCGTTCATCATGTTCCTGTTCCTGCTCGTCATGCCGCTCGCCACGACCTTCGGCGCGATCACCTCGGTGAACCAGGCGCTCGGAGCCCTCGGACGCATCCAGGAGGTCCTCGACCTGCCGACCGAGACCCAGGACGACGAGAAGATCGCGGCCTCCCTTCGACAGGCTCAGGGACCCATGGAGGCTCAGGGACCCATGGAGGCTCAGGGACAGAGCGTCGGCGGATCCGCACCGGCCATCGAGTTCCGCGACGTGCGCTTCCACTACCCCGAGAACGTCGTCGCCGCTCGCCAGGCAGCCGCGAAGGAGGCGCGGAGCCTGCTCGCCGACGCCCACCTCGAACAGGCGGATGCCGAGCCGGCCGCGACGCCGGACCACGAGGTCCTGCGGGGCGTGTCCTTCGTCGTGCCGCGCGGCGCGCGTGTGGCCCTCGTCGGACCGAGCGGAGCGGGCAAGAGCACGATCCTGTCGCTGGTCGAGCGCTTCTACGACCCGACCGGAGGGTCGATCCGGCTCCATGGCCACGACGCACGCACGTACCCGCGCGATGAACTGCGCGCCCAGTTCGGGTACGTGGAGCAGGATGCTCCCACGCTCGCCGGATCGCTCGCCGAGAACCTGCGCCTCGCGGCCCCCGACGCCTCCGACGCCGACTGCGAGCGCGTGCTGCGCGCGGTCAATCTCGGCGACGTGCTCGAACGCAGTCCGCTCGGGCTCCAGGCCCCCGTGGGCGAGGACGGGGTGATGCTCTCCGGCGGCGAGCGCCAGCGGCTCGCGATCGCCCGTGCACTGCTGACGAATGCGCCGATCCTGCTCCTCGACGAGTCGACGTCGTCGCTCGACGGCGTCAACGAACAGCGGATGCGAGAGGCCATCGACGCCGTCTCGACGGACCGCACGCTCGTGGTGATCGCCCACCGCCTGTCGACCGTGGTCGACAGCGACCTGATCGTCGTGCTCCAGGACGGCGCCGTCGTCGGGCAGGGCACCCACGCCGAGCTGGTGGAGTCCACCCCGCTGTACCGCGACCTCGCGCGTCACCAGCTGCTCGCCTGA
- a CDS encoding phosphoenolpyruvate carboxykinase (GTP): MAMAEVITPRTSPVAAERTFGAAPTYDTPAMAELVAWVEEIRALTQPDSVHWVDGSRAENDWLLRGLVSEGKLIKLNPEWRPGSYLARSHPSDVARTEGRTYISSEREEDAGPTNNWAAPAEMHAKMDEIFEGSMRGRTMYVVPFSMGPVGGPLSHIGVQVTDSAYAVASIGIMTRVGEAVTSRIAEGAPWVKTVHTVGAPLAPGEQDVEWPCNDEKYIVHFPETLEVYSFGSGYGGNAILAKKCFALRIASVIARDEGWLAEHMLLIRVIDPQGKAYHVAAAFPSACGKTNLAMLRPTIPGWKVETLGDDIAWIRPGEDGRMWAINPEAGFFGVAPGTGESTNVTAVETLWGNTIFTNVALRPDGDVWWEGLTEQAPANLIDWEGNDWTPDSDRPAAHPNSRFTVSAAQCPQISEDWEQAVPLDVILFGGRRASNVPLVVEATDWTHGVFLGSNISSERTAAAEGKVGELRRDPFAMLPFCGYNMADYFGHWLKVGRGLRFDRAPRIFQVNWFRRGDDGRFLWPGFGDNSRVVDWIIRRIAGDVPAVDSPIGRLPRPEDLNLDGLDIPAADLDELFSVDAEAWKTEADLTEAFYDTFGDKVPAALRAELASLRYRLAKA; encoded by the coding sequence ATGGCCATGGCCGAAGTCATCACCCCTCGCACGTCACCCGTCGCCGCGGAGCGCACGTTCGGTGCCGCACCGACGTATGACACTCCCGCGATGGCCGAGCTGGTCGCCTGGGTCGAGGAGATCCGCGCGCTCACCCAGCCCGACTCCGTGCATTGGGTCGACGGCTCGCGAGCCGAGAACGACTGGCTCCTGCGCGGGCTCGTCTCCGAGGGCAAGCTGATCAAGCTCAACCCCGAGTGGCGCCCCGGCTCCTACCTCGCCCGCTCGCACCCGAGCGACGTCGCCCGCACCGAGGGACGCACGTACATCTCCTCGGAGCGCGAAGAGGATGCCGGCCCGACGAACAACTGGGCAGCCCCCGCCGAGATGCACGCGAAGATGGACGAGATCTTCGAGGGCTCGATGCGCGGACGCACGATGTACGTCGTGCCGTTCTCGATGGGTCCGGTCGGCGGACCGCTCTCCCACATCGGCGTGCAGGTCACCGACAGCGCCTACGCGGTCGCCTCGATCGGCATCATGACCCGCGTCGGCGAAGCCGTGACGAGCCGGATCGCCGAAGGCGCGCCCTGGGTGAAGACCGTGCACACCGTCGGCGCACCGCTCGCGCCCGGCGAGCAGGACGTCGAATGGCCGTGCAACGACGAGAAGTACATCGTGCACTTCCCCGAGACGCTCGAGGTCTACTCGTTCGGCTCCGGCTACGGCGGCAACGCGATCCTCGCGAAGAAGTGCTTCGCGCTGCGCATCGCCTCGGTGATCGCCCGCGACGAGGGCTGGCTCGCCGAGCACATGCTCCTCATCCGCGTGATCGATCCGCAGGGCAAGGCGTACCACGTCGCCGCGGCGTTCCCCTCGGCGTGCGGCAAGACGAACCTCGCGATGCTGCGTCCGACCATCCCCGGCTGGAAGGTCGAGACTCTCGGCGACGACATCGCCTGGATCCGTCCCGGCGAGGACGGCCGCATGTGGGCGATCAACCCCGAGGCCGGCTTCTTCGGCGTCGCTCCCGGCACCGGTGAGTCGACCAACGTCACCGCGGTCGAGACGCTGTGGGGCAACACGATCTTCACGAACGTCGCGCTCCGCCCGGACGGCGACGTCTGGTGGGAGGGGCTGACCGAGCAGGCGCCCGCGAACCTGATCGACTGGGAGGGCAACGACTGGACGCCCGACTCCGATCGGCCGGCGGCGCACCCGAACTCGCGCTTCACCGTGTCTGCGGCGCAGTGCCCGCAGATCTCCGAGGACTGGGAGCAGGCCGTTCCGCTCGACGTCATCCTCTTCGGCGGGCGACGTGCCAGCAACGTGCCGCTCGTGGTCGAGGCGACCGACTGGACGCACGGCGTCTTCCTCGGGTCGAACATCTCGTCCGAGAGGACGGCGGCGGCCGAGGGCAAGGTCGGCGAGCTCCGCCGCGACCCGTTCGCGATGCTGCCGTTCTGCGGCTACAACATGGCGGACTACTTCGGCCACTGGCTGAAGGTCGGTCGCGGTCTGCGCTTCGACCGCGCACCGCGCATCTTCCAGGTGAACTGGTTCCGTCGCGGCGACGACGGCCGGTTCCTGTGGCCCGGCTTCGGCGACAACTCGCGCGTCGTCGACTGGATCATCCGCCGAATCGCGGGAGACGTGCCCGCGGTCGACAGCCCGATCGGACGCCTGCCGCGGCCCGAGGACCTCAACCTCGACGGACTCGACATCCCCGCCGCCGACCTCGACGAGCTGTTCTCCGTCGATGCCGAGGCATGGAAGACCGAGGCCGACCTCACCGAGGCGTTCTACGACACCTTCGGCGACAAGGTCCCGGCGGCTCTGCGCGCTGAGCTCGCCTCGCTCCGCTACCGCCTCGCGAAGGCGTAG
- a CDS encoding XRE family transcriptional regulator, with amino-acid sequence MASSGIHLTTLGHRIRHHRLENGFTLDELGALVGVAGSQLSLIENGKREPKLSLLQAIAQATSTQVTDLISGEPPNRRAALEIELERAQESPVFRQLGVAPIRVTKGTSDETIESILGLHRELQRREREAIATPEEARRGNTELRLRMRAQNNYLPDIEKLAEKQLKSAGHVQGALTHRTVSIMAEKLGFELIYVNDLPHSTRSVTDLENGRIYLPPASIPGGHGLRSMALQAMAHRLLGHTPPTDYADFLQQRLEINYFAACCLMPETASVAFLQQAKKDRNLAVEDFRDAFGVTHEAAGMRMTNLVTQHLGMPLHFLRVDATGAITRVYENDDLPLPMDVTGAVEGQRVCRKFQARAAFTQQNRTTEHHQYTDTPSGTFWCSTQTGSSSDGEFSITVGVPFDDARWWRGRESVDRAVSTCPDEACCRRPSNDLAERWNGKAWPSARVHTHMFSPLPRGAFPGVDDNEVYNFLGRHASE; translated from the coding sequence ATGGCGTCCTCCGGCATCCATCTCACGACCCTCGGTCACCGCATCCGTCACCACCGACTCGAGAACGGGTTCACGCTCGACGAACTCGGCGCGCTCGTCGGCGTCGCAGGCTCCCAGCTGAGCCTCATCGAGAACGGCAAACGCGAACCGAAGCTGTCGCTGCTCCAGGCGATCGCGCAGGCGACCAGCACCCAGGTGACCGACCTCATCTCCGGTGAGCCGCCGAACCGCCGCGCGGCACTCGAGATCGAGCTCGAGCGCGCGCAGGAGAGCCCGGTGTTCCGCCAGCTCGGCGTCGCGCCGATCCGCGTCACCAAGGGCACCAGCGACGAGACGATCGAATCGATTCTCGGGCTGCATCGCGAGCTGCAGCGCCGCGAGCGCGAGGCCATCGCGACGCCCGAGGAGGCGCGCCGCGGCAACACCGAGCTGCGACTGCGGATGCGCGCGCAGAACAACTACCTCCCCGACATCGAGAAGCTGGCCGAGAAGCAGCTGAAGTCGGCAGGGCACGTGCAGGGTGCACTGACGCACCGCACCGTGAGCATCATGGCGGAGAAGCTCGGCTTCGAGCTGATCTACGTCAACGATCTCCCTCATTCCACCCGCTCCGTCACCGACCTCGAGAACGGGCGCATCTACCTTCCGCCGGCGTCGATCCCGGGCGGCCACGGACTGCGCTCGATGGCGCTGCAGGCCATGGCGCACCGGCTGCTCGGCCACACGCCGCCGACCGACTACGCGGACTTCCTGCAGCAGCGCCTCGAGATCAACTACTTCGCCGCGTGCTGCCTCATGCCCGAGACCGCGTCGGTCGCCTTCCTCCAGCAGGCCAAGAAGGACCGCAACCTCGCGGTCGAGGACTTCCGCGACGCGTTCGGCGTGACGCACGAGGCCGCGGGGATGCGCATGACGAACCTCGTCACGCAGCACCTCGGGATGCCGCTGCACTTCCTGCGCGTGGATGCGACCGGAGCGATCACGCGCGTCTACGAGAACGACGACCTGCCGCTGCCGATGGACGTCACAGGGGCGGTCGAGGGTCAGCGCGTCTGCCGGAAGTTCCAGGCGCGGGCGGCGTTCACGCAGCAGAACCGCACGACCGAGCACCACCAGTACACCGACACCCCGTCCGGCACGTTCTGGTGCTCGACGCAGACGGGTTCGTCGAGCGACGGGGAGTTCTCCATCACCGTCGGCGTCCCCTTCGACGATGCGCGCTGGTGGCGCGGCCGCGAGAGCGTCGACCGCGCCGTGTCGACCTGCCCGGACGAAGCCTGCTGCCGCCGTCCGTCCAACGACCTCGCGGAGCGCTGGAACGGGAAGGCTTGGCCGAGCGCGCGCGTGCACACGCACATGTTCTCGCCGCTCCCCCGTGGCGCTTTCCCCGGCGTGGACGACAACGAGGTGTACAACTTCCTCGGGCGGCACGCCAGCGAGTGA
- a CDS encoding M20 family metallopeptidase, which translates to MTLLDDARGLLPELVALRRAIHADPELGLALPRTQQRVLDALAPWDLETRCGTGLSSVAAVVRGAHPGPTVLLRADMDALPLAEETGLDFAATGERMHACGHDLHVAGLVGAAHLLAARREELHGDVLLMFQPGEEIGDGAKRMIDEGLLELTGSIPVAAFGIHVVPGEYGIFSTRVGALMAGAIEVEVTITGQGGHASAPHLTRDPVPVIAELVTALQAFVTRRFDVFDPVVLSVTQLQAGGPARNIISDTATLVASVRVLSHESSARVQTELPLLVQEIAAAHGCTAAIDTVVLCPPTVNDEAAVEDARASLIALFGEERVRETPNPVMGSEDFSYVLERIPGAFLFLRATPAGLDLETAAPNHSPHVVFDDAVLADQAAALAGFALDSLSG; encoded by the coding sequence ATGACCCTGCTCGACGACGCTCGCGGCCTGCTCCCGGAGCTCGTGGCCCTCCGCCGTGCCATCCATGCGGATCCCGAGCTCGGTCTCGCGCTTCCGCGCACCCAGCAGCGCGTGCTCGACGCGCTCGCGCCCTGGGATCTCGAGACCCGATGCGGTACGGGGCTGAGCTCGGTCGCGGCGGTCGTCCGCGGTGCGCACCCGGGGCCGACGGTGCTGCTGCGCGCCGACATGGATGCGCTTCCCCTCGCAGAGGAGACCGGTCTCGACTTCGCCGCGACCGGTGAGCGGATGCACGCGTGCGGGCACGACCTGCACGTCGCGGGACTCGTCGGAGCCGCTCACCTCCTGGCCGCGCGACGCGAGGAGCTGCACGGCGACGTCCTGCTGATGTTCCAACCCGGCGAGGAGATCGGGGACGGGGCGAAGCGGATGATCGATGAGGGGCTGCTGGAGCTCACGGGTTCGATCCCCGTCGCCGCCTTCGGGATCCACGTGGTGCCGGGGGAGTACGGGATCTTCTCGACGCGCGTCGGCGCGCTGATGGCCGGGGCGATCGAGGTCGAGGTCACGATCACGGGCCAGGGCGGCCATGCCTCGGCTCCGCACCTCACCCGCGACCCTGTGCCGGTGATCGCCGAGCTCGTCACGGCCCTGCAGGCGTTCGTGACGCGCCGCTTCGACGTGTTCGACCCCGTCGTCCTCAGCGTCACCCAGCTTCAGGCGGGGGGACCGGCCCGCAACATCATCTCCGACACCGCGACCCTCGTCGCATCGGTCCGTGTGCTCTCGCACGAGAGCAGTGCGCGCGTGCAGACCGAGCTTCCTCTGCTGGTCCAGGAGATCGCGGCGGCGCACGGCTGCACGGCCGCGATCGACACCGTCGTGCTGTGCCCTCCGACGGTCAACGACGAGGCCGCGGTGGAAGATGCCCGCGCGAGCCTGATCGCGCTGTTCGGCGAGGAGCGGGTGCGCGAGACGCCGAATCCTGTGATGGGCTCGGAGGACTTCTCGTATGTCCTCGAACGCATCCCGGGAGCATTCCTGTTCCTGCGCGCGACTCCGGCCGGACTCGACCTCGAGACCGCGGCGCCCAACCACTCGCCGCATGTCGTGTTCGACGACGCCGTGCTGGCCGACCAGGCAGCCGCCCTCGCCGGCTTCGCTCTGGACAGCCTCAGCGGCTGA